In the genome of Globicephala melas chromosome 3, mGloMel1.2, whole genome shotgun sequence, one region contains:
- the MGAT4B gene encoding alpha-1,3-mannosyl-glycoprotein 4-beta-N-acetylglucosaminyltransferase B isoform X1, with amino-acid sequence MRLRNGAFLTLLLFCLCAFLSLSWYAALSGQKGDVVDVYQREFLALRDRLHAAEQESLKRSKELNLVLDEIKRAVSERQALRDGDSNRTWGRLTEDPRLKPWNVSHKHVLHLPTVFHHLPHLLAKESSLQPAVRVGQGRTGVSVVMGIPSVRREVHSYLTDTLHSLISELSPQEKEDSVIVVLIAETDPQYTSLVTENIKALFPTEIHSGLLEVISPSPHFYPDFSRLRESFGDPKERVRWRTKQNLDYCFLMMYAQSKGIYYVQLEDDIIAKPNYLSTMKNFALQQPSEDWMILEFSQLGFIGKMFKSLDLSIIVEFILMFYRDKPIDWLLDHILWVKVCNPEKDAKHCDRQKANLRIRFKPSLFQHVGTHSSLAGKIQKLKDKDFGKQALRKEHVNPPAEVSTSLKTYQHFTLEKAYLREDFFWAFTPAAGDFIRFRFFQPLRLERFFFRSGNIEHPEDKLFNTSVEVLPFDNLQSDKEALQEGRSATLQYPRSSDGYLQIGSFYKGVAQGEVDPAFGPLEALRLSIQTDSPVWVILSEIFLKKAD; translated from the exons ATGAGGCTCCGCAATGGCGCCTTCCTGACGCTGCTGCTCTTCTGCCTGTGCGCCTTCCTCTCGCTCTCCTGGTACGCGGCGCTCAGCGGCCAGAAAG GCGATGTGGTGGACGTGTACCAGCGGGAGTTTCTGGCGCTGCGTGACCGGTTGCATGCAGCTGAGCAGGAGAGCCTCAAGCGCTCCAAGGAGCTCAACCTGGTGCTGGACGAGATCAAGAGGGCCGTGTCGGAGAGACAAGCGCTGCGAGACGGAGACAGCAATCGCACCTGGGGCCGCCTAACCG AGGATCCACGCCTGAAGCCGTGGAACGTCTCGCACAAGCACGTGCTGCACCTACCCACTGTCTTCCACCACCTGCCACACCTGCTAGCCAAGGAAAGCAGCCTGCAGCCCGCTGTGCGCGTGGGCCAGGGCCGCACCGGAG TGTCAGTGGTGATGGGCATCCCCAGCGTGCGGCGCGAGGTGCACTCGTACCTGACTGACACGCTGCACTCGCTCATCTCAGAGCTAAGCCCACAGGAGAAAGAGGACTCGGTCATCGTGGTGCTGATCGCTGAG ACTGACCCACAGTATACCTCGCTGGTGACGGAGAATATCAAGGCCTT GTTCCCTACAGAGATCCATTCTGGGCTCCTAGAGGtcatctccccttctccccacttctACCCTGACTTCTCCCGCCTCCGAGAGTCCTTTGGGGACCCCAAGGAGAGAGTCAG GTGGAGGACCAAACAGAACCTTGATTACTGCTTCCTCATGATGTATGCGCAGTCCAAAGGCATTTACTACGTGCAG CTGGAGGATGACATCATAGCCAAGCCCAACTACCTGAGCACCATGAAGAACTTCGCACTCCAGCAGCCCTCGGAGGACTGGATGATCCTGGAGTTCTCCCAGCTGGGCTTCATTG GGAAGATGTTCAAGTCACTGGACTTGAGCATCATTGTGGAGTTCATCCTCATGTTCTACCGGGACAAGCCCATCGACTGGCTCCTGGACCATATTCTGTGGGTGAAGGTCTGCAATCCTGAGAAGGATGCG AAGCACTGTGACCGGCAGAAGGCCAACCTGCGGATCCGCTTTAAGCCATCCCTCTTCCAGCACGTGGGCACTCACTCCTCACTGGCGGGCAAGATCCAGAAACTGAAG GACAAGGACTTTGGGAAGCAGGCACTGCGGAAGGAGCATGTGAACCCGCCAGCGGAAGTGAGCACGAGCCTCAAGACATACCAGCACTTCACCCTGGAGAAGGCCTACCTGCGCGAGGATTTCTTCTGGGCCTTCACGCCCGCTGCAGGGGACTTCATCCGCTTCCGCTTCTTCCAGCCACTGCGACTGGAGCG GTTCTTCTTCCGAAGTGGGAACATTGAGCACCCAGAGGACAAGCTCTTCAACACATCTGTGGAGGTGCTGCCCTTTGAT AACCTCCAGTCAGACAAGGAGGCCCTGCAGGAGGGCCGTTCAGCCACTCTCCAGTACCCTCGGAGCTCTGATGGCTACCTCCAGATCG GCTCTTTCTACAAGGGTGTGGCACAGGGAGAAGTGGACCCAGCCTTTGGCCCCCTGGAAGCACTGCGCCTCTCCATCCAGACAGACTCGCCGGTGTGGGTCATTCTGAGTGAG ATCTTCCTGAAAAAGGCTGACTAA
- the MGAT4B gene encoding alpha-1,3-mannosyl-glycoprotein 4-beta-N-acetylglucosaminyltransferase B isoform X2 codes for MRLRNGAFLTLLLFCLCAFLSLSWYAALSGQKGDVVDVYQREFLALRDRLHAAEQESLKRSKELNLVLDEIKRAVSERQALRDGDSNRTWGRLTEDPRLKPWNVSHKHVLHLPTVFHHLPHLLAKESSLQPAVRVGQGRTGVSVVMGIPSVRREVHSYLTDTLHSLISELSPQEKEDSVIVVLIAETDPQYTSLVTENIKALWRTKQNLDYCFLMMYAQSKGIYYVQLEDDIIAKPNYLSTMKNFALQQPSEDWMILEFSQLGFIGKMFKSLDLSIIVEFILMFYRDKPIDWLLDHILWVKVCNPEKDAKHCDRQKANLRIRFKPSLFQHVGTHSSLAGKIQKLKDKDFGKQALRKEHVNPPAEVSTSLKTYQHFTLEKAYLREDFFWAFTPAAGDFIRFRFFQPLRLERFFFRSGNIEHPEDKLFNTSVEVLPFDNLQSDKEALQEGRSATLQYPRSSDGYLQIGSFYKGVAQGEVDPAFGPLEALRLSIQTDSPVWVILSEIFLKKAD; via the exons ATGAGGCTCCGCAATGGCGCCTTCCTGACGCTGCTGCTCTTCTGCCTGTGCGCCTTCCTCTCGCTCTCCTGGTACGCGGCGCTCAGCGGCCAGAAAG GCGATGTGGTGGACGTGTACCAGCGGGAGTTTCTGGCGCTGCGTGACCGGTTGCATGCAGCTGAGCAGGAGAGCCTCAAGCGCTCCAAGGAGCTCAACCTGGTGCTGGACGAGATCAAGAGGGCCGTGTCGGAGAGACAAGCGCTGCGAGACGGAGACAGCAATCGCACCTGGGGCCGCCTAACCG AGGATCCACGCCTGAAGCCGTGGAACGTCTCGCACAAGCACGTGCTGCACCTACCCACTGTCTTCCACCACCTGCCACACCTGCTAGCCAAGGAAAGCAGCCTGCAGCCCGCTGTGCGCGTGGGCCAGGGCCGCACCGGAG TGTCAGTGGTGATGGGCATCCCCAGCGTGCGGCGCGAGGTGCACTCGTACCTGACTGACACGCTGCACTCGCTCATCTCAGAGCTAAGCCCACAGGAGAAAGAGGACTCGGTCATCGTGGTGCTGATCGCTGAG ACTGACCCACAGTATACCTCGCTGGTGACGGAGAATATCAAGGCCTT GTGGAGGACCAAACAGAACCTTGATTACTGCTTCCTCATGATGTATGCGCAGTCCAAAGGCATTTACTACGTGCAG CTGGAGGATGACATCATAGCCAAGCCCAACTACCTGAGCACCATGAAGAACTTCGCACTCCAGCAGCCCTCGGAGGACTGGATGATCCTGGAGTTCTCCCAGCTGGGCTTCATTG GGAAGATGTTCAAGTCACTGGACTTGAGCATCATTGTGGAGTTCATCCTCATGTTCTACCGGGACAAGCCCATCGACTGGCTCCTGGACCATATTCTGTGGGTGAAGGTCTGCAATCCTGAGAAGGATGCG AAGCACTGTGACCGGCAGAAGGCCAACCTGCGGATCCGCTTTAAGCCATCCCTCTTCCAGCACGTGGGCACTCACTCCTCACTGGCGGGCAAGATCCAGAAACTGAAG GACAAGGACTTTGGGAAGCAGGCACTGCGGAAGGAGCATGTGAACCCGCCAGCGGAAGTGAGCACGAGCCTCAAGACATACCAGCACTTCACCCTGGAGAAGGCCTACCTGCGCGAGGATTTCTTCTGGGCCTTCACGCCCGCTGCAGGGGACTTCATCCGCTTCCGCTTCTTCCAGCCACTGCGACTGGAGCG GTTCTTCTTCCGAAGTGGGAACATTGAGCACCCAGAGGACAAGCTCTTCAACACATCTGTGGAGGTGCTGCCCTTTGAT AACCTCCAGTCAGACAAGGAGGCCCTGCAGGAGGGCCGTTCAGCCACTCTCCAGTACCCTCGGAGCTCTGATGGCTACCTCCAGATCG GCTCTTTCTACAAGGGTGTGGCACAGGGAGAAGTGGACCCAGCCTTTGGCCCCCTGGAAGCACTGCGCCTCTCCATCCAGACAGACTCGCCGGTGTGGGTCATTCTGAGTGAG ATCTTCCTGAAAAAGGCTGACTAA